The following proteins come from a genomic window of Miscanthus floridulus cultivar M001 chromosome 2, ASM1932011v1, whole genome shotgun sequence:
- the LOC136538016 gene encoding upstream activation factor subunit spp27-like — MVSDSELVERLQEVLRSSDLNTTTTAALRRRLEEDFGADLSHKKAFIREQVDLFLAEVAAKAEPEEPKEEEPEEAPVPKEEEPQAEAEEGEGVEEEGEGEDEEEEDEDEDEDGDSSGARKKQRGNGGKKRGGGFTKLCSLSPALQEFVGASELARTEVVKKLWAYIRENNLQDQNNRRKILPDERLKKIFNVNSIDMFQMNKALTKHIWPLNSEGPVSPDRSTPKEKPQKRDRNEGKKQKGGSSGAGSGLLVPLQLSDDLVKFIGTGESMLSRSDVVKKMWDYIKENNLQDPSDRRKIICDEKLKDLLGVETFTGFTVSKLLAPHFTKTK, encoded by the exons ATGGTGTCGGACTCGGAGCTGGTGGAGCGGCTGCAGGAGGTGCTGCGGTCGTCGGACCTCAACACCACGACCACCGCTGCCCTGCGCCGCCGCCTCGAGGAGGACTTCGGCGCCGACCTCTCCCACAAGAAGGCCTTCATCCGGGAGCAGGTCGACCTCTTCCTCGCCGAGGTCGCCGCCAAGGCCGAGCCGgaggagcccaaggaggaggagcccgaggaggcGCCGGTGCCTAAGGAGGAGGAACcgcaggcggaggcggaggagggagagggggtggaggaggagggcgagggggaggatgaggaagaggaggatgaggacgaagACGAGGATGGGGATAGCAGCGGCGCCCGGAAGAAGCAGCG GGGTAATGGTGGCAAGAAAAGGGGTGGTGGCTTTACAAAATTATGCAGTCTTTCCCCGGCACTTCAAGAGTTTGTCGGCGCCTCTGAGTTAGCCAGGACAGAG GTTGTCAAGAAGCTTTGGGCATATATTCGAGAAAATAATCTGCAAGACCAAAACAATAGGAGGAAGATTTTGCCCGATGAGAGATTGAAGAAGATCTTCAATGTCAATTCGATTGATATGTTCCAAATGAATAAAGCTTTGACCAAGCATATCTGGCCATTGAATTCTGAGG GTCCTGTCTCTCCTGACAGATCAACACCCAAAGAGAAGCCACAAAAGAGAGACAGGAATGAAG GAAAGAAGCAAAAGGGTGGCTCTTCAGGAGCTGGATCTGGTCTTCTTGTGCCCCTTCAACTTTCGGACGATTTAGTGAAATTTATCGGCACTGGTGAGAGCATGTTATCACGATCTGATGTTGTGAAGAAAATGTGGGATTACATAAAAGAGAACAACCTACAG GATCCATCTGATCGGAGGAAAATAATCTGCGATGAGAAACTGAAGGACCTATTAGGAGTTGAAACGTTCACCGGCTTTACTGTTTCGAAGCTGCTTGCCCCTCATTTTACCAAGACGAAGTAG
- the LOC136517823 gene encoding transcription factor HHO3-like, with protein sequence MPGRAHLRNPDPLARSHPPPPTASAYFALLLFLLLGFRSPILLRRKIPRGGARPRPLFLVSFACCMGLDVGEIGMGLDLGLDLRLFAARSAGGMAAAAAKGAPAGIESCIRSLEEERKKIEVFRRELPLCARLLADVIDELKEEAAKRGGDAEAKADDGDKRKWMSTAQLWVDSDAKSDESDKELRSEITSPEPKLLGGAPMPIRAVAAVPPLPPPFFRREDSSAGTGLSLVSPATKAPISPVSASDNTSGRFCATMPPSGSGANLHSQAQQQASRKARRCWSPELHRQFVAVLLQLGGPQVATPKQIREVMQVDGLTNDEVKSHLQKYRLHNRRSPGAAPVSQPIMLVGGLWAPQEQSSSGSPQGPLQFSGSGVAISAATVGGGDSISSDEDDKSEGYTHRSIGL encoded by the exons ATGCCAGGGCGGGCGCACCTCCGGAATCCAGATCCCCTCGCACGCAGTCACCCACCCCCACCCACCGCCTCCGCCTATTTTGCTCTCTTGCTGTTTCTTCTTCTCGGCTTCCGGTCGCCGATTCTTCTGCGCAGAAAGATTCCTCGTGGTGGTGCTCGCCCTCGTCCGTTGTTTCTCGTCTCGTTCGCGTGCTGCATGGGGCTGGACGTCGGGGAGATCGGGATGGGCCTGGATCTGGGGCTGGACCTCAGGCTGTTCGCCGCGCGGAGCGCCGGAGGgatggcggcggccgcggccaagGGTGCGCCGGCGGGGATCGAGTCCTGCATCAGGAGCCTCGAGGAGGAGCGCAAGAAGATCGAGGTGTTCAGGCGCGAGCTCCCGCTCTGCGCGCGCctcctcgccgacg TTATCGACGAGttgaaggaggaggccgccaAGAGAGGCGGAGACGCGGAGGCGAAGGCGGACGACGGCGACAAGCGGAAATGGATGAGCACTGCTCAGTTATGGGTGGACAGCGACGCCAAATCCGACGAG TCTGACAAAGAGCTACGGAGTGAAATCACCTCGCCGGAGCCCAAGTTGCTCGGTGGCGCACCCATGCCGATAAGGGCCGTTGCGGCGGTGCCTCCCCTGCCGCCTCCGTTCTTCAGGAGAGAAGACAGCTCTGCCGGCACTGGTCTGTCGTTGGTGTCGCCGGCAACTAAGGCGCCGATTTCTCCCGTGTCTGCCAGCGACAACACCAGCGGCAGATTCTGTGCCACCATGCCACCGTCTGGCTCTGGGGCCAACTTGCACTCTCAGGCTCAGCAGCAGGCCAGCAGGAAGGCGAGGCGGTGCTGGTCGCCGGAGCTTCACCGGCAGTTCGTCGCCGTTTTGCTTCAACTCGGCGGCCCTCAAG TTGCTACTCCGAAACAGATCAGGGAGGTGATGCAAGTGGACGGGCTTACAAATGATGAAGTGAAAAGCCATCTCCAG AAGTACCGGCTGCACAACAGAAGATCCCCCGGTGCGGCTCCGGTGAGCCAGCCGATCATGCTGGTGGGTGGCCTCTGGGCTCCTCAGGAGCAAAGCAGCTCCGGGTCTCCCCAGGGTCCGCTTCAGTTCTCCGGATCAGGCGTGGCCATCTCTGCGGCCACCGTCGGTGGCGGCGACAGCATCAGCAGCGACGAAGACGACAAGTCCGAAGGCTACACGCACCGTTCGAttggtttataa